Proteins encoded in a region of the Perca fluviatilis chromosome 8, GENO_Pfluv_1.0, whole genome shotgun sequence genome:
- the LOC120564168 gene encoding ADP-ribosylation factor-like protein 2-binding protein, with protein MFAVSLVTTIYHSYTLAIYLNNMDIQERNVRGCGDNIVEMVDMEEENFAISSSSAADAAFDAVIGCIEDIIMEEEFQQLQQSFMEKHYLEFEDSDENKLSYTLIFNEYVDLLEKHLEQQLVERIPAFNMNTFTELLMQHKEEVPDDIFDMLLTFTDFMAFKEMFLEYRAEKEGRGLDLSQGLVVTSLIPAGSKHVGSTQSQ; from the exons ATGTTCGCCGTTTCCTTGGTAACAACCATTTACCATAGCTACACGTTAGCgatttatttaaacaacatGGACATCCAGGAACGAA ATGTGCGAGGCTGTGGAGACAACATCGTAGAAATGGTTGACATGGAAGAAGAAAACTTCGCTATTTCAAG TTCCTCCGCAGCAGACGCAGCTTTTGATGCGGTTATTGGCTGCATAGAGGACATCATCATGG AGGAGGAGTTCCAGCAGCTTCAGCAGAGCTTCATGGAGAAACACTACCTGGAGTTTGAGGATTCTGATGAGAACAAGCTCAGTTACACGCTTATCTTCAATGAGTAT GTTGACCTTCTGGAGAAACACCTGGAGCAGCAGCTGGTGGAGAGGATCCCCGCCTTCAACATGAACACTTTCACAGAGCTGCTAAT GCAACACAAAGAGGAAGTGCCAGATGACATCTTTGACATGCTGCTGACGTTCACTGACTTCATGGCCTTTAAGGAAATGTTCCTGGAATACAGAGCT GAGAAGGAGGGCCGAGGTCTGGACCTAAGTCAAGGACTGGTGGTCACATCTCTGATCCCTGCAGGCTCCAAACACGTTGGCTCCACTCAATCCCAGTGA